Proteins encoded within one genomic window of Lynx canadensis isolate LIC74 chromosome B2, mLynCan4.pri.v2, whole genome shotgun sequence:
- the LOC115513395 gene encoding translation machinery-associated protein 7-like, translated as MEELLVAGSGEGVSGAMSDHEGGKKEPLKQPMKQAKDTDEEDKALKQKQKGEQKKLKELKAKAMGMGLLATGGIKKSDKK; from the coding sequence atggaggaGCTTTTGGTGGCAGGGTCTGGGGAAGGGGTGTCAGGTGCCATGTCTGACCATGAAGGTGGCAAGAAGGAGCCCCTGAAGCAGCCCATGAAGCAGGCCAAGGACACAGATGAGGAAGATAAGGCACTCAAGCAGAAACAGAAAGGGGAGCAGAAGAAACTTAAGGAGCTAAAAGCAAAGGCTATGGGGATGGGCCTCCTGGCCACAGGTGGAATTAAGAAATCTGACAAAAAGTAA